The Thermosulfurimonas sp. F29 genome includes a window with the following:
- the rpsU gene encoding 30S ribosomal protein S21, with the protein MPGVIVREDEPFEQALKRFKKQVERDKILSEVKKREFYEKPGVRRRKKLMAARKRLLKKLKKMRQYD; encoded by the coding sequence TTGCCCGGAGTAATCGTGCGCGAAGACGAACCCTTTGAACAGGCTCTCAAGCGTTTCAAGAAACAGGTGGAAAGGGACAAGATCCTTTCGGAGGTCAAGAAGCGGGAATTCTACGAGAAACCGGGGGTGCGGCGGCGCAAAAAACTCATGGCGGCGCGCAAGCGGCTCCTCAAGAAACTCAAAAAAATGCGTCAATACGATTGA
- a CDS encoding thioesterase family protein codes for MVVTYRVIYGDTDCGGVMYYGNYLRLFEIGRTELLRARGLTYREIEEKEGLILPVVEVHVRYKAPARYDDLLEIETRVTEVAPHRVRFEYEIRRGAEILARGYTVHAPVNRKGRLTRFPEDLRRRLSALVQS; via the coding sequence ATGGTGGTCACCTACCGGGTGATATACGGGGATACGGACTGCGGCGGGGTCATGTATTACGGAAACTACCTGCGTCTTTTTGAGATCGGCCGCACGGAGCTTCTCCGGGCCCGGGGACTCACCTATCGGGAGATCGAGGAAAAGGAGGGGCTGATCCTTCCCGTGGTGGAGGTCCATGTGCGTTACAAGGCCCCGGCCCGTTACGACGATCTCCTGGAGATAGAGACCCGGGTTACCGAGGTGGCCCCTCACCGGGTTCGGTTCGAATACGAGATCCGGCGGGGTGCGGAAATCCTGGCCCGGGGCTACACCGTACACGCCCCGGTAAACCGGAAGGGGCGTCTCACCCGTTTCCCCGAGGATCTAAGGCGAAGGCTCTCCGCGCTGGTCCAAAGTTGA